GAATGCCATTTAAAATACTGTATTTTGAGCCGGAAGCCAGATGATCACATGCATTCAAGAATCCTTTCATGAAAATTCCATATTTACCATGTAACGTTGTGTATTCATCATCTTCCCATGAAATAAAGTAGGGAAGAGCAATTTCTTTGTAGACATCTTCTAGATCCGTGAAAGAAATGACATTAAAATTTTCCAGTTTATAACCAAGATATTCTTCACTCCATTCACCAATTTTATCAAAATAGGATGATATTTCCTCAAAATGGGGTTCCAATTCAGATAACTTTTTAGAATATAATTTTTTCCCATTGGGACTTGGAAACGTATTGTAACGCTCTCTTAACTTAGTAATATCTTTATGGTGAGTTATGATGGATAATCCTATTGCTTTTTTATAATTTTCATCATATTTTAAAGCAGATACGAATCCTGCTGATAATATTTCATGTCTGTATCTCCATGGTGCCTTTCGACTTCCTTCAGCAAGCATTGTTTGAAATCCTGTTGCACCTTTCCCAAAATCATGAAAAAATAAGGAGTAAAAAAGATGTTCCCAAAAATCTTTTACTCCACACAACTCAGGTACACCTTCATAAGCAGCTTTAATGCTTTTAAAGACCTTAAGCGAATTTTCCGTGTGCTCCATAAGAGTTTCATCAGGTTTAGCTAAAAGTACCAATTTTATTACCCCTTATGGAACCAGATTCCCCATTCCATTTCTTCATCATAAGAACATTCTTGAGTGTAATCAAAGAATTGATTCATCATTATGAATGGTTTTGTGCCCACAGCTTTACGTGGTATTGTATCTGTGAAGTGAGTTGGAAGAGCTTGGATGGTCCCATATGCCCCTTCTGTGCCTAATGGTAAGATTGTTTTTCCTAATTGTACATTGGATCTTTCATCCAGGTTTACTTGTTTGATTTGACTTACAGTCACAAGATCCGTGGATCTTCCGAGTAAGAGGGGATAATGAGGATTTTTGAAGTATTTTCCATAACTTGGATCATCAAGGTATAGATAAAGCTTAGGATCCACTAAAAATTCTCTTTTAATAACGTTTGATTTCCCCTTAAGCCCGGATAATTCATATATGGTTTCAAGATCAACGGCTTTCCCTCGATGAGTGAAAATGTAACCTACAGATAAATCTTCAGGAGTAATTAAGTCCCCTTTAGCAGCAGATATGAGGCCATATATCGTGCTTAATGGAGGTACTGGTAAAGATGGTTGAAATCCACTGATAAAGGCGGGGTACCTGAAGGAGGTTACCCAACCTTCAATCAGGATCCTTGAAGCTTTCATGGTTCCATCAGCTCGGGAATAATAGTTTTAAATTTTTCAACAGTTTCTTTGATGTTTCCAGATTTGAACTTTGGATTTTCATTGGAAAGAGTGGCAATTTCTTCATCTAGTTCATCTAAAAATCCTTTTCTACGCCCAATATAAATATCGGTTAATAAACTGTCAGAATATTCATTAATAACTTCTTTAAGGGCTTCAAAATCAATTGTTGCTTCTCCTTCAACTTCTTTGGCTATGTTCATGAAGATGTGATTTCCTCCATCAATTGCTGCCAGAATAATGAATTTTGGAGAAACATCAGTTAAGTG
This sequence is a window from Methanobacterium formicicum DSM 3637. Protein-coding genes within it:
- the cas5b gene encoding type I-B CRISPR-associated protein Cas5b produces the protein MKASRILIEGWVTSFRYPAFISGFQPSLPVPPLSTIYGLISAAKGDLITPEDLSVGYIFTHRGKAVDLETIYELSGLKGKSNVIKREFLVDPKLYLYLDDPSYGKYFKNPHYPLLLGRSTDLVTVSQIKQVNLDERSNVQLGKTILPLGTEGAYGTIQALPTHFTDTIPRKAVGTKPFIMMNQFFDYTQECSYDEEMEWGIWFHKG